One Oxobacter pfennigii DNA segment encodes these proteins:
- the secF gene encoding protein translocase subunit SecF — protein sequence MLKIVEKSRLWITISVVVIAIGLGFLIFRGLNLGIDFAGGTIMQVDLKTQVNTEEIREIAAKYVSDASVQSVDATGIMIRSSSITNEQVESLKNEINTLYKIDSSSWSTETVGPSIGAELSRNALYAIILASVAMLIYVAVRFELNFGIAAIITLIHDILFTVGVYAVLQIPINSAFIAAILTVVGYSINDTIVIFDRIRENSKTNRKASLEELANASITQSLSRSINTVLTTLFTITALYFIGVSAVKELALPLILGIASGSYSSIFIATPIWLILRKRSNVKKGLVNA from the coding sequence ATGTTAAAGATTGTCGAAAAGTCCAGACTATGGATTACTATATCTGTTGTTGTTATTGCAATCGGACTGGGATTCCTTATCTTTAGAGGACTTAATTTAGGAATAGATTTTGCTGGCGGTACCATAATGCAGGTAGATTTAAAAACGCAAGTAAATACAGAAGAGATAAGAGAGATAGCTGCAAAATATGTAAGTGATGCATCGGTGCAGTCTGTTGACGCAACAGGAATCATGATAAGAAGCAGTTCCATAACAAATGAGCAGGTAGAAAGCCTTAAAAATGAAATCAACACACTATATAAAATAGATTCTTCATCATGGTCAACAGAAACAGTCGGCCCTTCAATAGGTGCTGAGCTAAGCCGAAATGCACTTTATGCCATAATTTTAGCTTCAGTTGCAATGCTTATATATGTCGCCGTAAGATTTGAGCTTAATTTTGGAATTGCTGCCATTATAACATTAATCCACGATATTTTATTTACTGTGGGAGTATATGCAGTTTTACAGATTCCCATTAATTCAGCCTTTATAGCTGCTATATTGACGGTTGTGGGATATTCCATAAATGATACAATAGTTATTTTTGACAGGATAAGAGAAAATTCCAAAACAAATAGGAAAGCTTCTCTGGAAGAATTGGCTAATGCAAGTATCACCCAATCTCTTTCCCGTTCAATAAATACTGTTTTAACTACATTGTTTACTATAACCGCTTTATATTTTATAGGAGTAAGTGCTGTAAAAGAGCTGGCACTGCCTCTCATTTTAGGTATAGCAAGCGGTTCCTATTCATCAATATTTATAGCCACTCCAATATGGCTTATATTGAGGAAAAGAAGCAATGTTAAAAAAGGACTGGTAAATGCATAA
- the secD gene encoding protein translocase subunit SecD, with protein MKHRSPVILLIIIAVVAFLSYTGAYGLKLGDYNVKALGGEVKQGLDLKGGIYVIEEIQDANVDAETVDRTVQLIKERVDKFGVVDPTIQKEGDRRIRIEIPGMYDQQKALEFIGQTGYLKFVGPNSDEILSGKDVKDAYVTFDEYNRAQISLEFNEEGKQKFSDATQKYIGQEISIYLDEDLLSAPTVQAHITDGNARITGMESTETAKRIASLIKSGALPVTLKPLTVRTIGPTLGTDALARSVQAAFVGILFVMIFMIAYYRLPGVIASIALVVYILINLYAYIALKATMSLSAIAGFLLSVGMAVDANVLIFERIKEELKLGKTLKAALNSGFDRALTSIIDGNVTTVIAAAILAALGTGPVKGFAVTLVIGIVASMLTAVIVTRFLLKLVMDIKAFSNKKLYGA; from the coding sequence ATGAAACATAGAAGTCCAGTCATATTATTAATCATAATAGCGGTTGTAGCTTTTTTATCCTACACCGGTGCCTATGGCCTTAAGCTGGGTGATTACAACGTAAAAGCTTTAGGCGGAGAAGTCAAGCAAGGCCTTGATTTAAAAGGCGGAATTTATGTTATTGAAGAAATACAGGATGCCAATGTAGATGCAGAAACGGTGGATAGGACTGTACAGCTTATAAAGGAACGTGTTGACAAGTTTGGAGTTGTAGACCCTACCATCCAAAAAGAAGGAGACAGGAGAATAAGGATAGAAATCCCCGGGATGTATGACCAACAGAAAGCTCTGGAATTTATAGGACAGACAGGCTATTTGAAGTTTGTAGGACCAAATAGTGATGAAATATTAAGCGGTAAGGATGTAAAGGATGCTTATGTTACTTTTGATGAATACAACCGGGCACAGATAAGCCTTGAGTTTAATGAAGAGGGAAAACAGAAATTTTCAGATGCAACCCAAAAATACATAGGACAGGAAATATCCATATATTTAGATGAAGACCTGCTATCCGCACCGACGGTTCAGGCTCACATAACCGACGGTAATGCAAGGATTACAGGAATGGAATCAACAGAAACAGCAAAACGTATTGCTTCCCTTATAAAATCCGGAGCTTTGCCTGTCACCTTAAAGCCATTGACTGTAAGGACCATAGGCCCCACACTCGGAACTGATGCCCTTGCAAGAAGCGTTCAGGCAGCATTTGTAGGAATACTCTTTGTAATGATATTTATGATAGCCTATTACAGACTGCCAGGTGTTATAGCCAGCATTGCCCTTGTTGTTTATATACTAATAAATTTATATGCATATATTGCTCTTAAAGCAACCATGTCCCTTTCAGCTATTGCAGGTTTCCTGCTTTCTGTAGGTATGGCTGTGGATGCAAATGTTCTTATATTTGAAAGAATAAAAGAAGAACTTAAACTTGGAAAAACCTTGAAGGCTGCATTGAATTCAGGCTTTGATCGGGCTTTAACTTCAATAATAGACGGTAACGTTACTACAGTCATAGCTGCAGCTATACTTGCTGCCTTAGGCACCGGTCCGGTAAAGGGCTTTGCCGTAACTTTGGTTATAGGTATTGTAGCAAGTATGCTTACTGCGGTAATAGTAACAAGATTCCTGCTGAAACTTGTTATGGATATCAAAGCATTTTCCAATAAAAAACTTTACGGAGCATAG
- the scfB gene encoding thioether cross-link-forming SCIFF peptide maturase, with translation MAIIHKFDQHGIKMLLDVNSGSFHIIDDIIYDIIDDYKKVDEESIIDKFISKYERDKIKEAIDEIKNLEDSGLLYCEDLYENVAKNDNEQFFIKAMCLNIAHDCNLRCKYCFAHEGGYKGNKSLMSQEVGKKAIDFVIKNSGPRKHIEVDLFGGEPLMNFNTIKAIVEYARQQEKEFNKEMRFTMTTNATLLNDEIIEYIDTHMTNVVLSIDGRKEVNDGIRINANGKGTYDDILPKIKRMVNRRGNKKQYYVRGTFTSKNLDFYNDVMELANNGFDEISIEPVVLPEGDELSLKPENLDTIFEQYEMLTDEIIKREEKGSAFKFYHFAIDINGGPCIYKRISGCGAGFEYIAVTPEGDIYPCHQFVGNDKYKMGTLNEGIINNEIINEFKNGHVYNKKSCSDCWAKFYCSGGCQANNYNFNGNILMPYKLGCEMQKKRVECALTIKAAQFLRNNRE, from the coding sequence ATGGCTATTATTCATAAATTTGATCAGCATGGCATTAAAATGCTTTTAGACGTAAACAGCGGGTCATTTCATATAATAGACGATATCATTTATGATATCATTGATGATTATAAAAAAGTGGACGAGGAGTCTATAATAGATAAATTTATAAGTAAGTATGAAAGAGATAAAATTAAAGAAGCGATAGATGAGATAAAAAACTTAGAAGACAGCGGCCTTCTATATTGCGAGGATTTATATGAAAATGTGGCTAAGAATGATAATGAGCAATTCTTCATAAAAGCAATGTGCTTAAATATAGCCCATGACTGCAATTTAAGATGCAAATATTGCTTTGCACATGAAGGAGGTTACAAAGGGAATAAATCTTTAATGTCACAAGAAGTTGGGAAAAAGGCTATTGATTTTGTCATTAAAAATTCCGGACCTAGAAAACACATTGAAGTGGATTTATTTGGCGGAGAACCCCTTATGAATTTTAATACCATTAAGGCTATCGTGGAATATGCAAGGCAACAGGAGAAGGAATTCAATAAGGAAATGCGATTTACCATGACTACAAATGCCACATTGCTTAATGATGAAATTATAGAATATATTGACACTCATATGACAAATGTTGTTCTAAGTATTGACGGCAGAAAAGAAGTAAATGATGGTATAAGAATAAATGCCAATGGGAAAGGTACATATGATGATATTCTGCCCAAAATTAAGAGAATGGTTAATAGAAGAGGAAATAAAAAACAATATTATGTAAGAGGTACATTTACCTCTAAAAACCTTGATTTTTATAATGATGTAATGGAGCTTGCAAATAACGGTTTTGATGAAATTTCAATTGAGCCCGTTGTACTTCCCGAAGGAGATGAGCTTTCTTTAAAACCAGAGAATCTTGATACAATATTTGAACAATATGAAATGCTGACGGATGAAATTATAAAAAGAGAGGAAAAAGGCAGCGCATTTAAATTTTATCATTTTGCTATAGATATAAATGGAGGGCCTTGTATTTATAAAAGGATATCGGGCTGCGGTGCCGGATTTGAGTACATAGCAGTAACTCCGGAAGGTGATATATACCCCTGCCACCAGTTTGTCGGTAACGACAAATATAAAATGGGAACTCTGAATGAAGGAATAATAAATAATGAAATAATAAATGAATTCAAGAATGGCCACGTGTACAATAAAAAAAGCTGCTCTGATTGCTGGGCAAAGTTTTATTGCAGCGGCGGCTGTCAGGCCAATAATTATAATTTTAACGGCAATATATTAATGCCTTATAAATTAGGCTGTGAGATGCAGAAAAAAAGAGTGGAATGTGCATTGACAATAAAGGCTGCACAGTTTTTAAGAAACAACAGAGAGTAG
- the scfA gene encoding six-cysteine ranthipeptide SCIFF, with amino-acid sequence MKHIKTINNAAIKNSLNKPGCKECANSCQSACKTSCTVANLACENK; translated from the coding sequence GTGAAACATATTAAAACTATAAATAATGCGGCAATCAAAAACAGCTTAAATAAACCAGGCTGTAAGGAATGTGCAAATTCCTGCCAATCTGCATGCAAAACATCCTGTACTGTTGCAAATCTGGCTTGTGAAAACAAATAA
- a CDS encoding TIGR04086 family membrane protein encodes MSIGSLTNFNNEKGSNRIVVIGKSILIAYIISIVFLLIYGVLLTLTNISETTLPTAVMVITLVSIALSGIYSAVKSESKGWLNGALVGILYMLILFMLGMLFKTGILIDNLILFRIFMGFVIGSLAGIIGINLK; translated from the coding sequence TTGTCAATCGGCAGCTTAACTAATTTCAACAATGAAAAAGGCTCAAACAGAATAGTTGTAATAGGAAAAAGCATACTTATAGCATACATAATATCAATAGTATTTCTTTTAATATATGGTGTGCTCTTAACTTTAACAAACATTTCCGAAACTACTCTGCCCACTGCAGTAATGGTGATTACCCTTGTAAGCATTGCACTGTCAGGCATATACTCAGCTGTTAAGTCGGAGTCTAAAGGATGGCTTAACGGTGCTTTAGTAGGTATTTTGTATATGCTCATATTGTTTATGCTGGGAATGCTGTTTAAAACAGGTATACTTATCGACAATCTCATTCTTTTCAGAATCTTCATGGGCTTTGTCATAGGCTCTCTTGCGGGCATAATAGGCATAAATTTAAAATGA
- the yajC gene encoding preprotein translocase subunit YajC, translating to MDQFLTQLLPWLVVMVIFYLLMIMPEQRKQKKFKSMIESLKVGDEVLTRSGIYGKIVNLQDDYFILESGAEKTRLKMTRGAIANLVNPTIEPEKK from the coding sequence ATGGATCAATTTCTTACGCAGTTATTACCTTGGCTAGTGGTAATGGTAATTTTTTATCTGCTTATGATTATGCCGGAACAAAGGAAACAAAAGAAATTCAAGTCTATGATTGAATCTTTGAAGGTAGGAGATGAGGTGCTGACAAGAAGCGGTATCTACGGTAAAATAGTAAACCTTCAGGATGATTATTTCATATTGGAGAGCGGAGCTGAAAAGACCAGATTGAAAATGACAAGGGGCGCAATAGCCAACCTTGTTAATCCCACAATCGAGCCTGAAAAGAAATAG
- the tgt gene encoding tRNA guanosine(34) transglycosylase Tgt, producing the protein MDAISYELIKKSNGCDARLGKLHTPHGVIDTPVFMPVGTQATVKAMSPDELKDLGAHIILSNTYHLYMRPGEKLVKKSGGLHKFMNWDRAILTDSGGFQVFSLSNLRDIKEEGVTFKSHIDGSKHFISPEKAIEIQNDLGADIIMCFDECLPYPVEHDYASSSLNRTIRWAVRCKETHKDTERQSLFGIIQGGMFKDLRERSAKEMVALDFPGYSIGGLSIGEPKPIMYDVLDWTVHLLPDNKPRYLMGVGSPDCLIEGAIRGVDMFDCVLPTRIARNGTVFTSQGKLVVRNAEYAEDLRPMDTECDCYACRNYSRAYIRHLFKAKEILGARLTTIHNLHFLIKLMEKIRQAIKDDNLLKLRDEFYAKYGYNRDEI; encoded by the coding sequence ATGGATGCGATAAGTTATGAATTAATAAAAAAGAGCAATGGATGCGATGCCAGGCTGGGAAAACTCCATACTCCCCACGGAGTTATTGATACTCCTGTTTTTATGCCTGTAGGAACTCAGGCAACAGTAAAAGCCATGTCACCGGATGAGCTAAAGGATTTAGGAGCACATATTATTTTAAGCAATACCTACCATTTATATATGAGACCGGGCGAAAAATTAGTAAAAAAATCCGGAGGGCTCCATAAGTTCATGAACTGGGACAGGGCAATTTTAACTGACAGCGGCGGATTCCAGGTATTCAGCTTAAGCAACTTAAGAGATATAAAAGAAGAAGGAGTCACCTTTAAATCCCACATAGACGGTTCGAAGCATTTTATATCACCTGAAAAAGCCATTGAGATACAAAACGATTTGGGAGCCGATATAATCATGTGCTTTGATGAATGCCTTCCTTACCCTGTTGAACATGACTATGCATCAAGCTCACTTAATAGGACTATAAGATGGGCTGTAAGATGCAAGGAAACCCATAAGGATACAGAGCGCCAGTCCTTGTTTGGCATAATACAAGGAGGAATGTTCAAGGATTTAAGGGAAAGGAGCGCAAAGGAAATGGTAGCCCTTGACTTCCCGGGATACAGCATAGGGGGATTAAGCATAGGAGAGCCTAAACCCATTATGTATGATGTATTGGATTGGACAGTACATTTGCTGCCGGATAATAAACCAAGATACCTTATGGGTGTCGGAAGCCCCGACTGCTTAATTGAAGGTGCTATAAGAGGTGTGGATATGTTCGACTGCGTATTGCCTACAAGGATAGCAAGAAACGGAACTGTTTTCACAAGTCAAGGTAAGCTGGTGGTGAGAAACGCTGAATATGCCGAGGATTTAAGACCTATGGATACCGAATGCGATTGTTATGCCTGCAGAAATTACAGCCGGGCGTATATAAGGCATCTTTTTAAGGCAAAGGAGATTTTAGGTGCCAGATTAACAACCATACATAACCTTCATTTCCTTATAAAACTCATGGAAAAAATACGCCAGGCTATAAAAGATGATAATTTGCTTAAATTAAGAGATGAATTTTACGCCAAATATGGTTATAATAGAGATGAGATTTAA
- the queA gene encoding tRNA preQ1(34) S-adenosylmethionine ribosyltransferase-isomerase QueA: MILDDFDFFLPEELIAQEPLEKRDTSRLMVLDKNTGEIEHRVFKDIITYLKKGDCIVLNNTRVIPARLFGSKEGSGGKIEVLLLKRLEKDVWEVLVKPGKKAKSGANIIFGNGQLKGKVIDTTDEGGRIIRFEYEGIFEEVLDKLGEMPLPHYIKKQLKDKERYQTVYSKYEGSAAAPTAGLHFTKELLKEIEDSGVGIAYVTLHVGLGTFRPVKTEVIEEHHMHSEFYTIDDVNAEIINNAKKNKGRIISVGTTSTRTLETAADNEGRISAKSGWTDIFIYPGYKFKLVDCLITNFHLPKSTLIMLVSALAGRENVLNAYKTAVNEKYRFFSFGDAMFIR; the protein is encoded by the coding sequence ATGATTTTGGATGATTTTGATTTTTTTCTTCCCGAGGAGTTAATAGCACAGGAACCATTAGAAAAGAGAGACACCTCAAGGCTTATGGTTTTAGATAAAAACACCGGGGAGATAGAGCATAGGGTTTTTAAGGATATTATTACATATTTAAAAAAGGGAGACTGCATCGTATTAAATAATACCAGGGTAATTCCGGCAAGACTTTTTGGTTCAAAGGAAGGCTCCGGTGGCAAAATTGAGGTCCTATTATTAAAGAGACTGGAAAAGGATGTATGGGAGGTTCTTGTAAAGCCAGGTAAAAAAGCTAAATCAGGAGCAAACATCATTTTCGGGAACGGGCAGCTTAAAGGAAAAGTTATTGATACTACCGATGAAGGCGGAAGAATAATACGGTTTGAATATGAAGGTATCTTTGAGGAAGTTCTGGATAAACTGGGTGAAATGCCTCTTCCTCATTATATAAAAAAACAATTGAAAGACAAGGAAAGATATCAGACGGTATATTCAAAATATGAAGGCTCTGCGGCAGCACCTACAGCAGGCCTTCACTTTACGAAAGAGCTCTTAAAAGAAATCGAAGATTCAGGAGTAGGTATTGCCTATGTCACTTTGCATGTAGGGTTAGGCACCTTCAGGCCTGTTAAAACAGAGGTTATTGAAGAGCATCACATGCATTCGGAATTCTACACCATAGATGATGTAAATGCCGAAATTATAAATAATGCAAAGAAGAATAAAGGCAGGATAATTTCCGTAGGAACCACATCAACAAGAACACTGGAGACTGCAGCAGATAATGAAGGTAGAATATCAGCAAAATCCGGTTGGACGGATATATTTATATATCCTGGATATAAGTTCAAGCTTGTTGACTGCTTAATAACCAATTTTCACCTGCCTAAGTCGACATTGATTATGCTGGTCAGTGCATTAGCCGGCAGGGAAAATGTTTTAAATGCCTACAAGACCGCAGTTAATGAAAAATACAGGTTTTTCAGTTTTGGCGATGCGATGTTTATACGATGA
- the ruvB gene encoding Holliday junction branch migration DNA helicase RuvB has product MRVEDAEIEGSLRPRTFEEYIGQEKAKEKLSIFIQAAKSRKESLDHVLLYGPPGLGKTTLASIISNEMGSSLRITSGPAIERPGDLAALLTNLNTGDVLFIDEIHRLSRSVEEILYPAMEDFALDIMIGKGPSARSIRLDLPKFTLVGATTRAGLLTSPLRDRFGVICRLEMYDTQELKTIIKRSAKILGIGIDEQGANELALRSRGTPRIANRLLKRVRDYAQVKASGFIDCNVANDGLNMLEVDKMGLDSIDRKMLMTIINKFAGGPVGIDTLAYSIGEESHTIEDVYEPYLLQIGYINRTPRGRVVSKLAYDYFKIPYNN; this is encoded by the coding sequence ATGCGTGTGGAGGATGCTGAAATTGAAGGCAGCTTAAGGCCGAGAACTTTTGAAGAATACATAGGACAGGAGAAAGCTAAAGAAAAGCTTTCCATTTTTATTCAGGCTGCAAAATCAAGAAAAGAATCCTTGGATCATGTGCTTTTATACGGCCCTCCGGGATTGGGTAAAACAACACTTGCTTCAATTATATCAAATGAAATGGGGAGCAGCTTGAGGATAACATCCGGTCCTGCCATTGAGAGGCCGGGAGATTTAGCGGCGTTGCTTACCAATTTAAATACGGGAGACGTTCTTTTTATAGATGAAATCCATCGCTTGAGCAGAAGCGTTGAAGAAATACTGTACCCTGCAATGGAAGACTTTGCACTTGATATTATGATTGGAAAAGGTCCCAGCGCCAGGTCCATAAGATTGGATCTGCCAAAATTCACTCTGGTAGGTGCTACTACAAGAGCCGGGCTTCTTACATCTCCTTTAAGGGATAGATTTGGAGTAATATGCAGGCTGGAAATGTATGATACTCAAGAATTGAAAACCATTATAAAACGCTCTGCCAAAATACTTGGCATAGGAATCGATGAACAAGGGGCTAATGAATTGGCTCTTCGTTCCCGCGGCACTCCTAGAATTGCAAACAGGCTTTTAAAAAGAGTAAGGGACTATGCCCAGGTTAAGGCTTCGGGGTTTATAGACTGCAATGTGGCAAATGACGGCTTGAATATGCTGGAGGTTGATAAAATGGGATTGGACAGCATAGACAGAAAAATGCTTATGACCATAATAAACAAATTTGCAGGAGGTCCCGTCGGCATAGATACTCTTGCCTACTCTATAGGAGAAGAGAGCCATACAATTGAGGATGTATATGAACCTTATCTTTTGCAGATAGGTTATATAAACAGAACCCCAAGGGGAAGAGTAGTTTCTAAGCTTGCATATGACTACTTTAAAATTCCTTATAATAATTAA
- the ruvA gene encoding Holliday junction branch migration protein RuvA codes for MFYYIKGVLEYKDKDFIVIDNNGLGLKVFVSASTIDKAPAIGGMVRLFTYFHVREDIMALYGFLSKEELDMFELLISVSGVGPKAGLAVLSALSPIKLGLAIMGGDTKSLTSVSGIGSKTAHRIILELKDKIHSDNVLADDTEVIYNTNINSGDHIQEAIHALISLGYSSNEANTAVRKIEQDGMDTESLIKAALKILMK; via the coding sequence ATGTTTTATTATATAAAAGGCGTTCTGGAATATAAGGACAAGGACTTTATAGTAATCGACAATAATGGATTAGGTCTTAAGGTATTTGTATCGGCTTCAACTATTGACAAGGCACCGGCAATAGGCGGAATGGTAAGGCTTTTTACTTATTTTCATGTGCGTGAAGACATAATGGCTTTGTATGGTTTTCTTTCAAAGGAAGAGCTGGATATGTTTGAGCTTTTAATATCTGTAAGCGGTGTAGGCCCCAAAGCAGGATTAGCTGTATTGTCGGCACTTTCACCCATAAAACTGGGACTTGCTATAATGGGAGGAGACACAAAATCTTTAACCTCCGTATCCGGTATAGGGAGCAAGACTGCTCATAGAATAATATTGGAGCTTAAGGATAAAATCCATAGTGATAATGTATTAGCAGATGATACTGAGGTAATTTATAACACTAATATAAATTCCGGAGATCATATCCAAGAGGCAATACATGCCCTGATTTCTTTGGGATACAGCTCAAACGAGGCTAATACAGCAGTTAGAAAAATAGAACAGGACGGTATGGATACGGAAAGTCTTATAAAGGCTGCTCTTAAAATCCTTATGAAGTAG
- the ruvC gene encoding crossover junction endodeoxyribonuclease RuvC — MIILGIDPGIAITGYGIVKYEGNKFTPITYGAITTDTKSTMPERLMILHKNLEELISLYKPDVFAVEELFFNKNVKTALVVGHARGVVMLTAVKHNLGIYEYTPLQVKQAVVGYGRAEKQQIQQMVRILLNLEGIPKPDDVADALAVAICHGNSHLMGELFRVK; from the coding sequence ATGATTATACTTGGAATTGATCCCGGAATTGCCATAACAGGCTATGGAATTGTAAAATATGAGGGAAATAAGTTTACTCCCATTACTTATGGAGCCATTACTACAGATACAAAATCAACTATGCCCGAGAGGCTTATGATTTTACATAAGAATTTAGAGGAGCTTATATCATTATATAAACCCGATGTATTTGCAGTTGAAGAGCTTTTCTTCAATAAAAATGTCAAGACTGCTTTAGTTGTGGGACACGCAAGAGGAGTAGTAATGCTCACTGCAGTCAAACATAATCTTGGAATTTACGAATATACGCCCCTTCAGGTTAAACAAGCCGTTGTCGGTTATGGCAGAGCAGAAAAGCAGCAGATACAGCAAATGGTCAGGATACTCTTAAATCTTGAAGGTATACCTAAGCCGGATGACGTTGCAGACGCTCTGGCAGTGGCTATTTGTCACGGCAATTCCCATTTGATGGGCGAGCTTTTCAGAGTAAAATAG